A region from the Lolium perenne isolate Kyuss_39 chromosome 4, Kyuss_2.0, whole genome shotgun sequence genome encodes:
- the LOC127347557 gene encoding uncharacterized protein, whose protein sequence is MHMVSFNAREDLNEVVARHGASRTMLTEYFEANKKYTEARRLLYRDFPTTFVWHAGKKIWKKRSQRFQVGRIVSAHPAEGERYYLRVLLNNVVGATSFEDLRTVDGFVCPSFREAAERRGLVEADNTIDECLTEAELFQMPSSLRRLFATILVFCEPSDVRGLWDRHFEAMSDDYRRSQTCPRAIEQMVLHDVRNMLQSMGKDIESFPLPQIDQSYDTMGGEVREIIEESMIEAGSEDACLASSLNSEQKYAFDKILGAIDSDNGGVFFVDGPGGTGKTFLYRALLGRIRSEGKIAVATATSGVAASIMPGGRTAHSRFKIPLSIEEGAVCSFTKQSGTAKLLQVASLIIWDEASMTKRQAVEALDNSMRDIMGRRDLPFGGKTVVFGGDFRQVLPVVRKGTRPQIIDATLRKSYLWENMNQLRLVHNMRAQSDPWFADFLLRIGNGTEESDADNNVQLPEDICVPYTGKDSDLDMLIEHVFHDLDENLADPTYITSRAILTTRNENVDSINMRMIERFPGQEMIYHSFDRAEDDPHNYYPSEFLNSLTPNGLPPHVLKLKLNCPVILLRNIDPANGLCNGTRLVVRGFQRNAIDAEIVLGQHAGKRVFLPRIPLCPSDDEMFPFRFKRKQFPVRLSFAMTINKAQGQTIPNVGVYLPDPVFSHGQLYVALSRATARGNIKILAVTDKDKGGQSKSTTTRGSKARNIVYKEVLTM, encoded by the coding sequence ATGCACATGGTCTCATTTAATGCTAGGGAGGATCTCAACGAAGTTGTTGCTCGACATGGCGCCTCAAGGACAATGTTGACAGAGTATTTTGAGGCAAATAAAAAATACACAGAGGCTCGACGATTGTTGTATAGGGATTTTCCGACAACATTTGTATGGCATGCAGGCAAAAAGATATGGAAAAAGAGAAGTCAACGTTTCCAGGTAGGTAGAATTGTGTCAGCCCATCCAGCTGAGGGAGAGCGGTACTATCTGCGAGTGCTCCTAAACAATGTTGTAGGTGCGACCTCCTTTGAAGACCTTAGGACAGTGGATGGATTTGTGTGCCCAAGCTTTCGTGAAGCCGCTGAAAGAAGAGGCCTTGTGGAGGCTGACAACACAATTGATGAGTGTCTTACAGAGGCTGAGCTATTCCAGATGCCATCCTCACTCAGAAGGCTTTTCGCAACAATTTTGGTATTTTGTGAGCCTAGCGACGTGCGTGGGCTATGGGATAGACACTTTGAGGCGATGTCGGATGACTACCGGCGTTCTCAGACGTGCCCACGTGCAATCGAGCAAATGGTGTTACATGATGTTAGGAACATGCTGCAATCGATGGGGAAAGATATAGAGTCATTCCCTCTTCCCCAAATTGACCAGTCGTATGATACCATGGGTGGCGAGGTTAGAGAAATCATCGAGGAATCCATGATTGAGGCAGGCAGTGAAGATGCTTGTCTAGCGTCATCCCTCAACAGTGAACAAAAGTACGCCTTTGACAAGATACTAGGAGCTATTGATAGTGACAATGGAGGTGTATTCTTCGTTGATGGCCCAGGAGGGACGGGGAAGACTTTCTTGTACAGAGCGTTGCTCGGGAGAATCCGAAGCGAGGGAAAGATAGCCGTGGCAACCGCGACATCTGGTGTCGCCGCTTCCATCATGCCTGGAGGCAGGACTGCACATTCAAGGTTCAAAATCCCCCTTAGCATTGAAGAAGGTGCGGTATGTAGCTTTACAAAGCAGAGTGGCACGGCTAAACTCCTTCAAGTGGCATCTCTCATAATATGGGATGAAGCATCCATGACAAAGAGACAAGCTGTTGAGGCACTCGATAATAGCATGCGCGATATAATGGGTCGACGAGACTTGCCGTTTGGAGGAAAAACTGTCGTGTTTGGAGGCGACTTCAGGCAAGTTCTTCCAGTTGTGCGGAAGGGGACAAGGCCGCAGATAATTGATGCTACCTTGCGTAAATCATATTTGTGGGAAAATATGAACCAACTACGGCTTGTCCATAACATGAGGGCCCAGAGCGATCCGTGGTTTGCAGATTTCCTGTTGCGCATAGGGAATGGTACGGAGGAGAGTGATGCTGACAATAATGTACAACTCCCCGAGGATATTTGTGTACCATATACAGGGAAGGACAGTGACCTTGACATGCTGATTGAACATGTCTTCCATGATCTAGATGAGAATCTCGCCGATCCTACTTATATTACCTCAAGGGCGATCCTCACGACCAGGAATGAGAATGTTGATAGTATAAACATGAGGATGATCGAACGTTTCCCGGGTCAAGAGATGATATACCATAGCTTTGACCGCGCGGAGGATGATCCGCATAACTACTATCCCTCTGAATTCCTGAACTCGCTTACTCCCAATGGGTTGCCGCCACATGTTCTTAAGTTAAAGTTGAATTGTCCAGTTATACTACTGCGGAACATTGACCCAGCAAACGGTCTATGCAATGGTACGAGGCTGGTGGTACGGGGGTTCCAAAGAAACGCAATCGATGCCGAGATCGTACTAGGACAACATGCTGGAAAGAGGGTGTTCTTGCCTCGGATTCCTCTATGCCCCTCCGACGATGAGATGTTCCCGTTCCGCTTTAAGAGGAAGCAATTCCCGGTGAGGCTTAGCTTCGCCATGACAATAAACAAGGCACAAGGGCAGACTATTCCTAACGTTGGTGTCTACCTACCTGATCCGGTGTTCTCTCATGGTCAGCTGTATGTGGCGTTGTCTAGAGCCACGGCAAGAGGAAACATCAAGATCCTTGCTGTCACGGATAAGGACAAGGGAGGCCAGTCAAAGTCTACGACAACTCGAGGGTCCAAGGCGCGAAATATTGTCTACAAGGAAGTCCTCACCATGTAG